Proteins encoded within one genomic window of Theobroma cacao cultivar B97-61/B2 chromosome 7, Criollo_cocoa_genome_V2, whole genome shotgun sequence:
- the LOC108662946 gene encoding G-type lectin S-receptor-like serine/threonine-protein kinase At4g27290 isoform X3 — protein sequence MRKSMEGISLLLLVYLFVFSILRSANAVDTLSPSQSIRDGETLVSADGSFELGFFSPTISSTSRFLGIWYKKVTNGTVVWVANRETPISDNKGVLLFSNQGILSLLNSTNSTIWSSNTSKPAQEPVAHLLNSGNLVVKDGKDNNAAEDNLWQSFDYPCDTLLPGMKIGKNLVTGFEWFLSSWKTTDDPAPGQYFVRINISGYPQLEIEKGSKMVYRAGSWNGLIFQAMKRNVLSFVNNEFELNENEVYYTTEPKNSSVVTRIMLNPSGFVQFLSWSDQQRDWESLFTSRLDQCVNYALCGTYATCNENDSPAVCSCLEGFTPKFVGKWNSGVWYDGCVRRTPLVCNNGDSFYKRTGLKLPDTSHSKVNMTMNIKECRQLCLRDCSCTAYTNSDIREGGSGCLLWFGDLLDMRDDMGQDGQDLYIRLAASEIGLTRKNRAMDCDERENEEMELPLFNFGTIENATNNFSIENLLGRGGFGSVYKGTLAEGQHIAVKRLSNDSGQGLKEFKNEVILIAKLQHRNLVKLLGCCIQGDEKLLIYEYMANKSLDYFIFGLVLHYSFHISKSFFSDTFSLRILLVVWLTWGTESDQTRSKLLDWSKRVNIIGGIARGLLYLHQDSRLRIIHRDLKSSNILLDNAMNPKISDFGLAKTFWGDQTEANTNKVVGTYGYMSPEYAIDGVFSMKSDVFSFGVLVLEIVSGKKNRGFSHRDHDHNLLGHAWRLWTEKRPMELIDDAFGDFCLPSEMLRCIHVGLLCVQQRPEDRPNMSSVIVMLGSESALPQPKQPGFFTGRNLPEAESSTSNCKSSSANECTVTLLEPR from the exons ATGAGAAAATCAATGGAAGGCATTTCATTGTTACTTCttgtatatttatttgttttctcCATCTTAAGGAGTGCTAATGCAGTAGATACTCTGTCTCCAAGTCAATCCATTAGAGATGGTGAAACTCTGGTTTCAGCTGATGGGAGCTTCGAACTTGGATTTTTCAGCCCTACAATAAGTTCCACAAGTCGATttttaggaatatggtacAAGAAAGTAACTAATGGAACGGTTGTATGGGTGGCAAATAGAGAAACTCCAATTTCTGATAATAAAGGAGTCTTACTTTTCTCCAACCAGGGAATTCTTTCGCTTCTGAATAGCACAAATAGCACTATTTGGTCATCTAATACATCAAAACCTGCACAAGAACCCGTTGCTCATCTTCTCAATTCAGGAAATCTTGTAGTAAAAGATGGAAAAGACAACAACGCAGCTGAAGACAATCTATGGCAGAGTTTTGATTATCCTTGTGATACTCTTCTGCCGGGAATGAAAATCGGGAAGAACTTAGTGACAGGTTTTGAGTGGTTTCTGTCATCCTGGAAAACGACAGATGATCCTGCTCCAGGCCAATACTTTGTACGTATAAATATCAGTGGATATCCACAACTAGAAATTGAGAAGGGATCTAAAATGGTGTACAGAGCAGGATCATGGAATGGTCTCATCTTTCAAGCGATGAAAAGGAATGTATTATCTTTTGTCAACAATGAATTTGAGTTGAATGAGAATGAAGTCTATTATACTACTGAGCCCAAAAACAGTTCAGTAGTTACTAGGATCATGCTGAACCCGTCAGGCTTTGTTCAGTTCCTTTCGTGGAGTGATCAACAACGTGATTGGGAGTCTTTATTTACGTCACGTCTTGATCAGTGTGTGAACTATGCCCTTTGTGGAACATATGCTACCTGCAATGAAAATGACTCTCCAGCGGTGTGTTCATGCTTGGAAGGGTTCACCCCCAAATTCGTAGGAAAGTGGAATTCAGGAGTTTGGTATGATGGTTGTGTTAGAAGAACTCCATTGGTTTGCAACAATGGAGATAGCTTTTACAAGCGCACGGGTTTGAAATTGCCAGACACGTCCCATTCCAAGGTTAACATGACCATGAACATCAAAGAATGTAGGCAGTTATGTTTGCGTGATTGCTCTTGCACTGCATATACAAATTCAGATATCAGAGAGGGCGGAAGCGGATGCCTGCTGTGGTTTGGTGATCTGTTGGACATGAGAGATGATATGGGGCAGGATGGGCAAGACCTTTATATTCGACTTGCTGCTTCTGAAATAG GATTGACAAGAAAGAATCGCGCAATGGATTGTGATGAAAGGGAGAACGAAGAGATGGAATTGccattatttaattttgggACCATAGAAAATGCCACAAATAACTTTTCTATTGAGAACTTGCTGGGAAGAGGTGGATTTGGATCTGTTTACAAG GGTACATTGGCAGAGGGGCAACACATAGCAGTAAAGAGACTGTCAAATGATTCTGGACAAGGGCtgaaagaattcaaaaatGAAGTCATTTTGATTGCCAAACTTCAGCACCGCAATCTTGTAAAGCTTCTCGGCTGTTGCATTCAAGGAGATGAAAAATTGTTAATCTATGAATACATGGCCAACAAAAGTTTGGACTACTTTATTTTCGGTTTGGTCCTTCACTATTCCtttcatatttcaaaatcttttttttctgaCACCTTCTCTTTGAGGATTCTATTAGTGGTTTGGCTAACATGGGGAACTGAATCAGATCAAACAAGAAGCAAACTACTAGACTGGAGTAAACGTGTGAATATTATTGGTGGAATTGCTCGTGGACTTCTTTATCTTCATCAAGACTCTAGACTTAGAATAATCCACAGGGATCTCAAGTCTAGCAACATTTTACTGGATAATGCAATGAACCCAAAAATTTCAGATTTTGGCTTAGCTAAAACATTTTGGGGAGACCAAACTGAGGCCAACACAAATAAAGTGGTCGGAACATA TGGTTATATGTCTCCCGAATACGCCATTGATGGGGTTTTCTCAATGAAATCTGATGTCTTTAGCTTTGGGGTTCTTGTCCTTGAGATAGTAAGTGGAAAGAAGAACAGGGGGTTTTCCCACCGAGATCATGATCATAATCTTCTCGGACAT gCATGGAGATTATGGACAGAAAAGAGGCCAATGGAACTGATTGATGATGCTTTTGGGGACTTTTGCTTGCCATCTGAAATGCTGCGATGCATTCATGTGGGATTATTGTGCGTGCAGCAGCGACCAGAAGATAGACCAAACATGTCTTCTGTAATTGTAATGCTAGGCAGTGAAAGTGCATTGCCTCAACCGAAGCAGCCAGGGTTTTTCACAGGGAGGAATCTGCCTGAAGCTGAGTCTTCAACAAGCAACTGTAAATCATCTTCTGCAAACGAGTGCACCGTTACCCTGTTAGAGCCACGGTAG
- the LOC108662946 gene encoding G-type lectin S-receptor-like serine/threonine-protein kinase At4g27290 isoform X2: MRKSMEGISLLLLVYLFVFSILRSANAVDTLSPSQSIRDGETLVSADGSFELGFFSPTISSTSRFLGIWYKKVTNGTVVWVANRETPISDNKGVLLFSNQGILSLLNSTNSTIWSSNTSKPAQEPVAHLLNSGNLVVKDGKDNNAAEDNLWQSFDYPCDTLLPGMKIGKNLVTGFEWFLSSWKTTDDPAPGQYFVRINISGYPQLEIEKGSKMVYRAGSWNGLIFQAMKRNVLSFVNNEFELNENEVYYTTEPKNSSVVTRIMLNPSGFVQFLSWSDQQRDWESLFTSRLDQCVNYALCGTYATCNENDSPAVCSCLEGFTPKFVGKWNSGVWYDGCVRRTPLVCNNGDSFYKRTGLKLPDTSHSKVNMTMNIKECRQLCLRDCSCTAYTNSDIREGGSGCLLWFGDLLDMRDDMGQDGQDLYIRLAASEIENIIQKRQSWEKRRVAIIVGSVIIGMVMLILPVLCILWRKRNKKGLTRKNRAMDCDERENEEMELPLFNFGTIENATNNFSIENLLGRGGFGSVYKGTLAEGQHIAVKRLSNDSGQGLKEFKNEVILIAKLQHRNLVKLLGCCIQGDEKLLIYEYMANKSLDYFIFDQTRSKLLDWSKRVNIIGGIARGLLYLHQDSRLRIIHRDLKSSNILLDNAMNPKISDFGLAKTFWGDQTEANTNKVVGTYGYMSPEYAIDGVFSMKSDVFSFGVLVLEIVSGKKNRGFSHRDHDHNLLGHAWRLWTEKRPMELIDDAFGDFCLPSEMLRCIHVGLLCVQQRPEDRPNMSSVIVMLGSESALPQPKQPGFFTGRNLPEAESSTSNCKSSSANECTVTLLEPR; this comes from the exons ATGAGAAAATCAATGGAAGGCATTTCATTGTTACTTCttgtatatttatttgttttctcCATCTTAAGGAGTGCTAATGCAGTAGATACTCTGTCTCCAAGTCAATCCATTAGAGATGGTGAAACTCTGGTTTCAGCTGATGGGAGCTTCGAACTTGGATTTTTCAGCCCTACAATAAGTTCCACAAGTCGATttttaggaatatggtacAAGAAAGTAACTAATGGAACGGTTGTATGGGTGGCAAATAGAGAAACTCCAATTTCTGATAATAAAGGAGTCTTACTTTTCTCCAACCAGGGAATTCTTTCGCTTCTGAATAGCACAAATAGCACTATTTGGTCATCTAATACATCAAAACCTGCACAAGAACCCGTTGCTCATCTTCTCAATTCAGGAAATCTTGTAGTAAAAGATGGAAAAGACAACAACGCAGCTGAAGACAATCTATGGCAGAGTTTTGATTATCCTTGTGATACTCTTCTGCCGGGAATGAAAATCGGGAAGAACTTAGTGACAGGTTTTGAGTGGTTTCTGTCATCCTGGAAAACGACAGATGATCCTGCTCCAGGCCAATACTTTGTACGTATAAATATCAGTGGATATCCACAACTAGAAATTGAGAAGGGATCTAAAATGGTGTACAGAGCAGGATCATGGAATGGTCTCATCTTTCAAGCGATGAAAAGGAATGTATTATCTTTTGTCAACAATGAATTTGAGTTGAATGAGAATGAAGTCTATTATACTACTGAGCCCAAAAACAGTTCAGTAGTTACTAGGATCATGCTGAACCCGTCAGGCTTTGTTCAGTTCCTTTCGTGGAGTGATCAACAACGTGATTGGGAGTCTTTATTTACGTCACGTCTTGATCAGTGTGTGAACTATGCCCTTTGTGGAACATATGCTACCTGCAATGAAAATGACTCTCCAGCGGTGTGTTCATGCTTGGAAGGGTTCACCCCCAAATTCGTAGGAAAGTGGAATTCAGGAGTTTGGTATGATGGTTGTGTTAGAAGAACTCCATTGGTTTGCAACAATGGAGATAGCTTTTACAAGCGCACGGGTTTGAAATTGCCAGACACGTCCCATTCCAAGGTTAACATGACCATGAACATCAAAGAATGTAGGCAGTTATGTTTGCGTGATTGCTCTTGCACTGCATATACAAATTCAGATATCAGAGAGGGCGGAAGCGGATGCCTGCTGTGGTTTGGTGATCTGTTGGACATGAGAGATGATATGGGGCAGGATGGGCAAGACCTTTATATTCGACTTGCTGCTTCTGAAATAG AAAATATCATACAAAAGAGGCAATCATGGGAGAAAAGGCGAGTAGCAATTATAGTCGGCTCTGTCATAATAGGAATGGTAATGCTGATATTACCCGTCTTGTGTATACTGTGGAGGAAACGTAATAAGAAAG GATTGACAAGAAAGAATCGCGCAATGGATTGTGATGAAAGGGAGAACGAAGAGATGGAATTGccattatttaattttgggACCATAGAAAATGCCACAAATAACTTTTCTATTGAGAACTTGCTGGGAAGAGGTGGATTTGGATCTGTTTACAAG GGTACATTGGCAGAGGGGCAACACATAGCAGTAAAGAGACTGTCAAATGATTCTGGACAAGGGCtgaaagaattcaaaaatGAAGTCATTTTGATTGCCAAACTTCAGCACCGCAATCTTGTAAAGCTTCTCGGCTGTTGCATTCAAGGAGATGAAAAATTGTTAATCTATGAATACATGGCCAACAAAAGTTTGGACTACTTTATTTTCG ATCAAACAAGAAGCAAACTACTAGACTGGAGTAAACGTGTGAATATTATTGGTGGAATTGCTCGTGGACTTCTTTATCTTCATCAAGACTCTAGACTTAGAATAATCCACAGGGATCTCAAGTCTAGCAACATTTTACTGGATAATGCAATGAACCCAAAAATTTCAGATTTTGGCTTAGCTAAAACATTTTGGGGAGACCAAACTGAGGCCAACACAAATAAAGTGGTCGGAACATA TGGTTATATGTCTCCCGAATACGCCATTGATGGGGTTTTCTCAATGAAATCTGATGTCTTTAGCTTTGGGGTTCTTGTCCTTGAGATAGTAAGTGGAAAGAAGAACAGGGGGTTTTCCCACCGAGATCATGATCATAATCTTCTCGGACAT gCATGGAGATTATGGACAGAAAAGAGGCCAATGGAACTGATTGATGATGCTTTTGGGGACTTTTGCTTGCCATCTGAAATGCTGCGATGCATTCATGTGGGATTATTGTGCGTGCAGCAGCGACCAGAAGATAGACCAAACATGTCTTCTGTAATTGTAATGCTAGGCAGTGAAAGTGCATTGCCTCAACCGAAGCAGCCAGGGTTTTTCACAGGGAGGAATCTGCCTGAAGCTGAGTCTTCAACAAGCAACTGTAAATCATCTTCTGCAAACGAGTGCACCGTTACCCTGTTAGAGCCACGGTAG
- the LOC108662946 gene encoding G-type lectin S-receptor-like serine/threonine-protein kinase At4g27290 isoform X5, with protein MRKSMEGISLLLLVYLFVFSILRSANAVDTLSPSQSIRDGETLVSADGSFELGFFSPTISSTSRFLGIWYKKVTNGTVVWVANRETPISDNKGVLLFSNQGILSLLNSTNSTIWSSNTSKPAQEPVAHLLNSGNLVVKDGKDNNAAEDNLWQSFDYPCDTLLPGMKIGKNLVTGFEWFLSSWKTTDDPAPGQYFVRINISGYPQLEIEKGSKMVYRAGSWNGLIFQAMKRNVLSFVNNEFELNENEVYYTTEPKNSSVVTRIMLNPSGFVQFLSWSDQQRDWESLFTSRLDQCVNYALCGTYATCNENDSPAVCSCLEGFTPKFVGKWNSGVWYDGCVRRTPLVCNNGDSFYKRTGLKLPDTSHSKVNMTMNIKECRQLCLRDCSCTAYTNSDIREGGSGCLLWFGDLLDMRDDMGQDGQDLYIRLAASEIENIIQKRQSWEKRRVAIIVGSVIIGMVMLILPVLCILWRKRNKKGLTRKNRAMDCDERENEEMELPLFNFGTIENATNNFSIENLLGRGGFGSVYKGTLAEGQHIAVKRLSNDSGQGLKEFKNEVILIAKLQHRNLVKLLGCCIQGDEKLLIYEYMANKSLDYFIFGLVLHYSFHISKSFFSDTFSLRILLVVWLTWGTESDQTRSKLLDWSKRVNIIGGIARGLLYLHQDSRLRIIHRDLKSSNILLDNAMNPKISDFGLAKTFWGDQTEANTNKVVGTYGYMSPEYAIDGVFSMKSDVFSFGVLVLEIVSGKKNRGFSHRDHDHNLLGHAWRLWTEKRPMELIDDAFGDFCLPSEMLRCIHVGLLCVQQRPEDRPNMSSVIVMLGSESALPQPKQPGFFTGRNLPEAESSTSNCKSSSANECTVTLLEPR; from the exons ATGAGAAAATCAATGGAAGGCATTTCATTGTTACTTCttgtatatttatttgttttctcCATCTTAAGGAGTGCTAATGCAGTAGATACTCTGTCTCCAAGTCAATCCATTAGAGATGGTGAAACTCTGGTTTCAGCTGATGGGAGCTTCGAACTTGGATTTTTCAGCCCTACAATAAGTTCCACAAGTCGATttttaggaatatggtacAAGAAAGTAACTAATGGAACGGTTGTATGGGTGGCAAATAGAGAAACTCCAATTTCTGATAATAAAGGAGTCTTACTTTTCTCCAACCAGGGAATTCTTTCGCTTCTGAATAGCACAAATAGCACTATTTGGTCATCTAATACATCAAAACCTGCACAAGAACCCGTTGCTCATCTTCTCAATTCAGGAAATCTTGTAGTAAAAGATGGAAAAGACAACAACGCAGCTGAAGACAATCTATGGCAGAGTTTTGATTATCCTTGTGATACTCTTCTGCCGGGAATGAAAATCGGGAAGAACTTAGTGACAGGTTTTGAGTGGTTTCTGTCATCCTGGAAAACGACAGATGATCCTGCTCCAGGCCAATACTTTGTACGTATAAATATCAGTGGATATCCACAACTAGAAATTGAGAAGGGATCTAAAATGGTGTACAGAGCAGGATCATGGAATGGTCTCATCTTTCAAGCGATGAAAAGGAATGTATTATCTTTTGTCAACAATGAATTTGAGTTGAATGAGAATGAAGTCTATTATACTACTGAGCCCAAAAACAGTTCAGTAGTTACTAGGATCATGCTGAACCCGTCAGGCTTTGTTCAGTTCCTTTCGTGGAGTGATCAACAACGTGATTGGGAGTCTTTATTTACGTCACGTCTTGATCAGTGTGTGAACTATGCCCTTTGTGGAACATATGCTACCTGCAATGAAAATGACTCTCCAGCGGTGTGTTCATGCTTGGAAGGGTTCACCCCCAAATTCGTAGGAAAGTGGAATTCAGGAGTTTGGTATGATGGTTGTGTTAGAAGAACTCCATTGGTTTGCAACAATGGAGATAGCTTTTACAAGCGCACGGGTTTGAAATTGCCAGACACGTCCCATTCCAAGGTTAACATGACCATGAACATCAAAGAATGTAGGCAGTTATGTTTGCGTGATTGCTCTTGCACTGCATATACAAATTCAGATATCAGAGAGGGCGGAAGCGGATGCCTGCTGTGGTTTGGTGATCTGTTGGACATGAGAGATGATATGGGGCAGGATGGGCAAGACCTTTATATTCGACTTGCTGCTTCTGAAATAG AAAATATCATACAAAAGAGGCAATCATGGGAGAAAAGGCGAGTAGCAATTATAGTCGGCTCTGTCATAATAGGAATGGTAATGCTGATATTACCCGTCTTGTGTATACTGTGGAGGAAACGTAATAAGAAAG GATTGACAAGAAAGAATCGCGCAATGGATTGTGATGAAAGGGAGAACGAAGAGATGGAATTGccattatttaattttgggACCATAGAAAATGCCACAAATAACTTTTCTATTGAGAACTTGCTGGGAAGAGGTGGATTTGGATCTGTTTACAAG GGTACATTGGCAGAGGGGCAACACATAGCAGTAAAGAGACTGTCAAATGATTCTGGACAAGGGCtgaaagaattcaaaaatGAAGTCATTTTGATTGCCAAACTTCAGCACCGCAATCTTGTAAAGCTTCTCGGCTGTTGCATTCAAGGAGATGAAAAATTGTTAATCTATGAATACATGGCCAACAAAAGTTTGGACTACTTTATTTTCGGTTTGGTCCTTCACTATTCCtttcatatttcaaaatcttttttttctgaCACCTTCTCTTTGAGGATTCTATTAGTGGTTTGGCTAACATGGGGAACTGAATCAGATCAAACAAGAAGCAAACTACTAGACTGGAGTAAACGTGTGAATATTATTGGTGGAATTGCTCGTGGACTTCTTTATCTTCATCAAGACTCTAGACTTAGAATAATCCACAGGGATCTCAAGTCTAGCAACATTTTACTGGATAATGCAATGAACCCAAAAATTTCAGATTTTGGCTTAGCTAAAACATTTTGGGGAGACCAAACTGAGGCCAACACAAATAAAGTGGTCGGAACATA TGGTTATATGTCTCCCGAATACGCCATTGATGGGGTTTTCTCAATGAAATCTGATGTCTTTAGCTTTGGGGTTCTTGTCCTTGAGATAGTAAGTGGAAAGAAGAACAGGGGGTTTTCCCACCGAGATCATGATCATAATCTTCTCGGACAT gCATGGAGATTATGGACAGAAAAGAGGCCAATGGAACTGATTGATGATGCTTTTGGGGACTTTTGCTTGCCATCTGAAATGCTGCGATGCATTCATGTGGGATTATTGTGCGTGCAGCAGCGACCAGAAGATAGACCAAACATGTCTTCTGTAATTGTAATGCTAGGCAGTGAAAGTGCATTGCCTCAACCGAAGCAGCCAGGGTTTTTCACAGGGAGGAATCTGCCTGAAGCTGAGTCTTCAACAAGCAACTGTAAATCATCTTCTGCAAACGAGTGCACCGTTACCCTGTTAGAGCCACGGTAG
- the LOC108662946 gene encoding G-type lectin S-receptor-like serine/threonine-protein kinase At4g27290 isoform X1, with product MRKSMEGISLLLLVYLFVFSILRSANAVDTLSPSQSIRDGETLVSADGSFELGFFSPTISSTSRFLGIWYKKVTNGTVVWVANRETPISDNKGVLLFSNQGILSLLNSTNSTIWSSNTSKPAQEPVAHLLNSGNLVVKDGKDNNAAEDNLWQSFDYPCDTLLPGMKIGKNLVTGFEWFLSSWKTTDDPAPGQYFVRINISGYPQLEIEKGSKMVYRAGSWNGLIFQAMKRNVLSFVNNEFELNENEVYYTTEPKNSSVVTRIMLNPSGFVQFLSWSDQQRDWESLFTSRLDQCVNYALCGTYATCNENDSPAVCSCLEGFTPKFVGKWNSGVWYDGCVRRTPLVCNNGDSFYKRTGLKLPDTSHSKVNMTMNIKECRQLCLRDCSCTAYTNSDIREGGSGCLLWFGDLLDMRDDMGQDGQDLYIRLAASEIENIIQKRQSWEKRRVAIIVGSVIIGMVMLILPVLCILWRKRNKKGLTRKNRAMDCDERENEEMELPLFNFGTIENATNNFSIENLLGRGGFGSVYKGTLAEGQHIAVKRLSNDSGQGLKEFKNEVILIAKLQHRNLVKLLGCCIQGDEKLLIYEYMANKSLDYFIFGLVLHYSFHISKSFFSDTFSLRILLVVWLTWGTESDQTRSKLLDWSKRVNIIGGIARGLLYLHQDSRLRIIHRDLKSSNILLDNAMNPKISDFGLAKTFWGDQTEANTNKVVGTYGYMSPEYAIDGVFSMKSDVFSFGVLVLEIAWRLWTEKRPMELIDDAFGDFCLPSEMLRCIHVGLLCVQQRPEDRPNMSSVIVMLGSESALPQPKQPGFFTGRNLPEAESSTSNCKSSSANECTVTLLEPR from the exons ATGAGAAAATCAATGGAAGGCATTTCATTGTTACTTCttgtatatttatttgttttctcCATCTTAAGGAGTGCTAATGCAGTAGATACTCTGTCTCCAAGTCAATCCATTAGAGATGGTGAAACTCTGGTTTCAGCTGATGGGAGCTTCGAACTTGGATTTTTCAGCCCTACAATAAGTTCCACAAGTCGATttttaggaatatggtacAAGAAAGTAACTAATGGAACGGTTGTATGGGTGGCAAATAGAGAAACTCCAATTTCTGATAATAAAGGAGTCTTACTTTTCTCCAACCAGGGAATTCTTTCGCTTCTGAATAGCACAAATAGCACTATTTGGTCATCTAATACATCAAAACCTGCACAAGAACCCGTTGCTCATCTTCTCAATTCAGGAAATCTTGTAGTAAAAGATGGAAAAGACAACAACGCAGCTGAAGACAATCTATGGCAGAGTTTTGATTATCCTTGTGATACTCTTCTGCCGGGAATGAAAATCGGGAAGAACTTAGTGACAGGTTTTGAGTGGTTTCTGTCATCCTGGAAAACGACAGATGATCCTGCTCCAGGCCAATACTTTGTACGTATAAATATCAGTGGATATCCACAACTAGAAATTGAGAAGGGATCTAAAATGGTGTACAGAGCAGGATCATGGAATGGTCTCATCTTTCAAGCGATGAAAAGGAATGTATTATCTTTTGTCAACAATGAATTTGAGTTGAATGAGAATGAAGTCTATTATACTACTGAGCCCAAAAACAGTTCAGTAGTTACTAGGATCATGCTGAACCCGTCAGGCTTTGTTCAGTTCCTTTCGTGGAGTGATCAACAACGTGATTGGGAGTCTTTATTTACGTCACGTCTTGATCAGTGTGTGAACTATGCCCTTTGTGGAACATATGCTACCTGCAATGAAAATGACTCTCCAGCGGTGTGTTCATGCTTGGAAGGGTTCACCCCCAAATTCGTAGGAAAGTGGAATTCAGGAGTTTGGTATGATGGTTGTGTTAGAAGAACTCCATTGGTTTGCAACAATGGAGATAGCTTTTACAAGCGCACGGGTTTGAAATTGCCAGACACGTCCCATTCCAAGGTTAACATGACCATGAACATCAAAGAATGTAGGCAGTTATGTTTGCGTGATTGCTCTTGCACTGCATATACAAATTCAGATATCAGAGAGGGCGGAAGCGGATGCCTGCTGTGGTTTGGTGATCTGTTGGACATGAGAGATGATATGGGGCAGGATGGGCAAGACCTTTATATTCGACTTGCTGCTTCTGAAATAG AAAATATCATACAAAAGAGGCAATCATGGGAGAAAAGGCGAGTAGCAATTATAGTCGGCTCTGTCATAATAGGAATGGTAATGCTGATATTACCCGTCTTGTGTATACTGTGGAGGAAACGTAATAAGAAAG GATTGACAAGAAAGAATCGCGCAATGGATTGTGATGAAAGGGAGAACGAAGAGATGGAATTGccattatttaattttgggACCATAGAAAATGCCACAAATAACTTTTCTATTGAGAACTTGCTGGGAAGAGGTGGATTTGGATCTGTTTACAAG GGTACATTGGCAGAGGGGCAACACATAGCAGTAAAGAGACTGTCAAATGATTCTGGACAAGGGCtgaaagaattcaaaaatGAAGTCATTTTGATTGCCAAACTTCAGCACCGCAATCTTGTAAAGCTTCTCGGCTGTTGCATTCAAGGAGATGAAAAATTGTTAATCTATGAATACATGGCCAACAAAAGTTTGGACTACTTTATTTTCGGTTTGGTCCTTCACTATTCCtttcatatttcaaaatcttttttttctgaCACCTTCTCTTTGAGGATTCTATTAGTGGTTTGGCTAACATGGGGAACTGAATCAGATCAAACAAGAAGCAAACTACTAGACTGGAGTAAACGTGTGAATATTATTGGTGGAATTGCTCGTGGACTTCTTTATCTTCATCAAGACTCTAGACTTAGAATAATCCACAGGGATCTCAAGTCTAGCAACATTTTACTGGATAATGCAATGAACCCAAAAATTTCAGATTTTGGCTTAGCTAAAACATTTTGGGGAGACCAAACTGAGGCCAACACAAATAAAGTGGTCGGAACATA TGGTTATATGTCTCCCGAATACGCCATTGATGGGGTTTTCTCAATGAAATCTGATGTCTTTAGCTTTGGGGTTCTTGTCCTTGAGATA gCATGGAGATTATGGACAGAAAAGAGGCCAATGGAACTGATTGATGATGCTTTTGGGGACTTTTGCTTGCCATCTGAAATGCTGCGATGCATTCATGTGGGATTATTGTGCGTGCAGCAGCGACCAGAAGATAGACCAAACATGTCTTCTGTAATTGTAATGCTAGGCAGTGAAAGTGCATTGCCTCAACCGAAGCAGCCAGGGTTTTTCACAGGGAGGAATCTGCCTGAAGCTGAGTCTTCAACAAGCAACTGTAAATCATCTTCTGCAAACGAGTGCACCGTTACCCTGTTAGAGCCACGGTAG